The following are from one region of the Coffea eugenioides isolate CCC68of chromosome 2, Ceug_1.0, whole genome shotgun sequence genome:
- the LOC113761334 gene encoding WEB family protein At3g51220 — protein sequence MEIQTSLHDHDEKPISPPAASDYGSKVDTSRPFRSVKEAVAIFGERFLAGEIYAPKAFSFPKQETPCFYTPSPSPKKSQELESWKSVDSNDPNLAEFLKKLEAELEETKMELKVLKEKESETEVALASLNAELHKNMSRLAQAEAAAAAKATMASRSAIPDRKRDDDQRDGLTVTDEERRKDLLVRLETSPTLAQMLDTAAEKEGLFGGRYKEKKTIKKKPIIPLVGDLFSRKKGSSTSMINPLCASSHVNLN from the coding sequence atggaaatccaAACTAGTCTTCATGATCATGATGAGAAACCTATTTCGCCACCAGCAGCCTCAGATTACGGATCCAAAGTTGACACTTCGCGCCCTTTTCGTTCTGTCAAAGAAGCTGTAGCCATCTTTGGGGAAAGATTCCTGGCTGGAGAAATATATGCTCCGAAGGCATTCTCATTTCCAAAACAAGAAACACCATGCTTCTACACACCCTCACCGAGCCCCAAAAAGTCTCAAGAACTCGAGTCATGGAAATCAGTTGACAGCAACGATCCAAATCTTGCAGAGTTTCTCAAGAAGCTCGAAGCTGAGCTCGAGGAGACAAAGATGGAGCTGAAAGtgctgaaagaaaaagaatcagAGACTGAAGTAGCGCTAGCTTCTCTCAATGCTGAGCTTCACAAGAACATGTCTAGACTAGCTCAAGCTGAGGCAGCTGCTGCTGCAAAGGCCACGATGGCTTCAAGATCAGCGATTCCTGATCGAAAACGAGATGACGATCAACGAGATGGCCTTACAGTTACAGACGAGGAGAGGAGAAAGGATTTGCTTGTGAGGCTGGAGACTTCACCAACTTTGGCACAAATGTTGGATACTGCTGCAGAAAAGGAAGGTTTGTTTGGAGGAAGGTACAAGGAGAAAAAGACGATTAAAAAGAAGCCCATCATTCCTCTGGTGGGAGATTTGTTCTCAAGGAAAAAGGGATCTTCTACTTCAATGATTAATCCTCTGTGTGCATCTTCTCATGTGAATCTGAACTGA